Proteins from a single region of Streptomyces griseiscabiei:
- a CDS encoding medium chain dehydrogenase/reductase family protein, with protein sequence MNAGELVEVVLPGKVEPEGLRIRRGAVPVAGPGQVVILMEATGVSFAEQQMRRGRYYDQPPFPFVPGYDLVGRVLTTGEGVDPGLSGVRVAALVKVGGWASHVVVEAADVVPVPEGIGAAEAETVVVNGVTAWQMLHRSARVRAGQTVLVHGANGGVGSVLVQLARAAGAKVIGTASARHHDALRARGVVPVDYRTEDVAGRVRALAPGGVDAVFDHIGGRSAVDSWRLLAPGGTLVAYGSASTRDDEGSKQWPVLKLLGRVWLWNALPNGRRASFYNVWAGRALSPNRFRARLRTDLTQVFAALRRGDVTAQIAARLPLTDAAEALRLAESGTVAGKVVLNP encoded by the coding sequence ATGAACGCCGGAGAACTCGTCGAGGTCGTCCTGCCGGGCAAGGTCGAGCCGGAGGGGCTGCGGATACGGCGCGGGGCCGTTCCCGTGGCCGGTCCCGGGCAGGTCGTGATCCTCATGGAGGCCACCGGGGTGTCCTTCGCCGAGCAGCAGATGCGGCGGGGCCGGTACTACGACCAGCCGCCGTTCCCGTTCGTCCCCGGGTACGACCTGGTCGGCAGGGTGCTCACGACCGGCGAGGGCGTCGACCCGGGTCTGTCCGGGGTCCGGGTGGCCGCGCTGGTCAAGGTCGGCGGCTGGGCGAGCCATGTGGTCGTCGAGGCGGCGGACGTGGTGCCGGTGCCGGAGGGGATCGGTGCCGCGGAGGCGGAGACCGTGGTGGTCAACGGCGTCACGGCCTGGCAGATGCTGCATCGCTCGGCCCGCGTCCGCGCCGGGCAGACCGTCCTGGTGCACGGCGCCAACGGGGGCGTCGGCTCGGTGCTGGTACAGCTCGCCCGCGCCGCCGGGGCGAAGGTGATCGGGACGGCGTCCGCCCGCCACCACGACGCGCTGCGGGCGCGGGGAGTCGTCCCCGTCGACTACCGCACCGAGGACGTCGCGGGACGGGTCCGCGCGCTCGCCCCCGGCGGGGTGGACGCCGTCTTCGACCACATCGGCGGCCGGAGCGCGGTCGACTCCTGGCGGCTGCTCGCGCCCGGCGGCACGCTCGTCGCGTACGGCAGCGCGTCCACGCGGGACGACGAGGGGTCCAAGCAGTGGCCCGTGCTCAAGCTGCTCGGCCGGGTGTGGCTGTGGAACGCGCTGCCCAACGGCCGCCGTGCCTCCTTCTACAACGTCTGGGCCGGGCGGGCCCTGTCCCCCAACCGCTTCCGGGCCCGGCTGCGCACCGACCTCACCCAGGTGTTCGCGGCCCTCCGACGCGGTGACGTGACCGCCCAGATCGCCGCGCGGCTGCCGCTCACCGACGCGGCCGAGGCGCTGCGGCTGGCCGAGTCGGGGACGGTCGCGGGGAAGGTCGTGCTCAATCCGTAG
- a CDS encoding SRPBCC family protein: MFGLRTATSTVSLAVAAAVTVAGILGTAAPYARAAAPADAPHDGGSACRGEGVDRTALIRYQADVVIDAPLSTVWKLQTDVENWPSWQAPVLGAERLDHGPLRKGSRFRWTTPAPATPATPATTLEITSTVRQLERGVCLLWSGPAVGEGLRVDEGVHLWRFEQVRGKVRVHTEETWTGAQVEADVPTATEALGRGLEAWLRDLRTTAEARSGRG; encoded by the coding sequence ATGTTCGGTCTGCGCACCGCCACGTCCACCGTCTCACTCGCCGTCGCCGCCGCCGTCACCGTCGCCGGGATTCTGGGGACCGCCGCCCCGTACGCCCGGGCGGCGGCCCCGGCCGACGCGCCGCACGACGGCGGGTCCGCCTGTCGTGGGGAGGGCGTCGACCGGACGGCCCTGATCCGCTACCAGGCCGATGTCGTGATCGACGCGCCCCTGAGCACCGTTTGGAAGCTGCAGACCGACGTGGAGAACTGGCCGTCCTGGCAGGCGCCGGTGCTCGGCGCCGAGCGGCTGGACCACGGGCCGCTGCGGAAGGGCTCGCGGTTCCGGTGGACGACACCGGCGCCCGCCACACCGGCAACTCCCGCGACCACGCTGGAGATCACCTCCACCGTCCGGCAACTGGAGCGCGGCGTCTGCCTCCTGTGGAGCGGGCCCGCGGTCGGCGAGGGGCTGCGCGTCGACGAGGGCGTCCACCTGTGGCGCTTCGAACAGGTACGGGGCAAAGTCCGGGTGCACACCGAGGAGACCTGGACCGGCGCCCAGGTCGAAGCGGACGTCCCCACGGCGACGGAGGCGCTCGGCCGGGGCCTCGAAGCGTGGCTCCGCGACCTGAGGACCACGGCCGAGGCCCGCTCCGGCCGAGGGTGA
- a CDS encoding pore-forming ESAT-6 family protein, protein MAQNQDRRSYDTGASGEVQTALGTIVGQLERVLGDRDAAVKAAMTEFQADGVSDDYHGKEERWKKAAGEVREIIRLVRTTLEQNDGTAQSTLSKARAAVDQIG, encoded by the coding sequence ATGGCTCAGAACCAGGACCGCCGTTCGTACGACACCGGCGCCTCGGGCGAGGTGCAGACCGCGCTCGGCACGATCGTGGGGCAGCTGGAGCGGGTGCTCGGCGACCGCGACGCCGCCGTGAAGGCCGCGATGACCGAGTTCCAGGCCGACGGGGTCTCGGACGACTACCACGGCAAGGAAGAGCGCTGGAAGAAGGCCGCGGGCGAGGTCCGCGAGATCATCCGCCTGGTGCGCACCACGCTCGAACAGAACGACGGCACCGCGCAGTCCACGCTGTCCAAGGCCCGCGCGGCGGTCGACCAGATCGGCTGA